The following proteins are co-located in the Pseudarthrobacter siccitolerans genome:
- the miaB gene encoding tRNA (N6-isopentenyl adenosine(37)-C2)-methylthiotransferase MiaB — protein sequence MELGAAQAASILENGTQKPRTYEVRTFGCQMNVHDSERMAGMLENAGYVPADGGQADVVVFNTCAVRENADNKLYGNLGMLAPVKAANPGMQIAVGGCLAQKDRETILKKAPWVDAVFGTHNVGALPALLERARHNHEAQLEILESLDVFPSTLPTKRDSVYSGWVSISVGCNNTCTFCIVPALRGKEKDRRPGDILAEIQALVDDGAIEVTLLGQNVNSYGVEFGDRQAFSKLLRACGDIEGLERVRFTSPHPAAFTDDVIDAMAETPNVMPQLHMPLQSGSDKVLRDMKRSYRSAKFLGILDKVREKIPHAAISTDIIVGFPGETEEDFHATLDVVEKSRFATAFTFQYSKRPGTPAADLPDQLPKAVVQERFERLTELQDRIAAEENRKQLGRKVEVMVTAQSGRKAGETHRLSGRSQDQRLVHFSVPDGAEAPRPGDLVTVTITEAAAFHLVADPTLDDYSLRRSRAGDAWDRSQADSCGVPAPGTGDGRTGVSLGMPSLPVRTR from the coding sequence GTGGAGTTGGGCGCTGCCCAGGCTGCGTCCATCTTGGAAAACGGTACCCAGAAGCCACGCACCTACGAGGTCCGTACCTTCGGCTGCCAAATGAACGTGCATGATTCCGAGCGTATGGCGGGCATGCTGGAGAATGCAGGCTACGTGCCGGCGGACGGCGGGCAGGCCGACGTCGTGGTCTTCAACACCTGTGCCGTGCGGGAAAACGCGGACAACAAGCTCTACGGCAACCTCGGTATGCTGGCCCCCGTGAAGGCAGCCAACCCGGGAATGCAGATCGCGGTGGGCGGCTGCCTGGCGCAGAAGGACCGGGAGACGATCCTGAAGAAGGCGCCCTGGGTGGACGCCGTCTTCGGCACGCACAACGTTGGTGCCCTGCCCGCCCTGCTGGAGCGGGCCCGGCACAACCACGAGGCCCAGCTGGAGATCCTCGAGTCCCTGGACGTTTTCCCGTCCACCCTCCCCACCAAGCGCGATTCCGTCTACTCGGGCTGGGTTTCCATTTCGGTGGGCTGCAACAACACCTGCACCTTCTGCATCGTTCCGGCCCTGCGTGGCAAGGAGAAGGACCGCCGCCCCGGCGACATTCTCGCGGAGATCCAGGCCCTCGTTGATGACGGTGCCATCGAAGTCACCCTGCTGGGACAGAACGTGAACTCCTACGGCGTGGAGTTCGGCGACCGGCAGGCCTTCTCCAAACTCCTTCGCGCCTGCGGTGACATTGAGGGACTGGAACGCGTCCGTTTCACCAGCCCCCACCCGGCCGCCTTCACAGACGACGTCATTGACGCCATGGCCGAAACACCGAATGTGATGCCGCAGCTGCACATGCCGCTGCAGTCGGGCTCGGACAAGGTCCTGCGCGACATGAAGCGCTCCTACCGGTCGGCGAAGTTCCTGGGCATCCTGGACAAGGTCCGTGAAAAGATTCCCCATGCCGCCATCTCCACGGACATCATCGTTGGCTTCCCGGGTGAAACCGAAGAGGACTTCCACGCGACCCTCGACGTCGTGGAGAAGTCCCGCTTCGCCACGGCCTTCACGTTCCAGTACTCCAAACGCCCCGGAACCCCCGCTGCGGACTTGCCGGACCAGCTTCCCAAGGCAGTGGTGCAGGAACGCTTCGAACGGCTCACCGAACTCCAGGACCGCATCGCCGCCGAGGAAAACCGCAAGCAGCTCGGCCGCAAAGTTGAGGTTATGGTCACTGCGCAGTCGGGACGGAAGGCCGGGGAAACCCACCGCTTGTCCGGCCGGTCCCAAGACCAGCGGCTGGTGCACTTCTCCGTCCCTGACGGCGCTGAAGCACCGCGCCCGGGCGACCTCGTAACGGTCACCATCACGGAGGCCGCAGCCTTCCACCTCGTGGCCGATCCCACCCTTGACGATTACAGCCTCCGCCGTTCCCGCGCCGGCGACGCCTGGGACAGGTCGCAGGCCGATTCCTGCGGTGTTCCCGCCCCGGGCACCGGCGACGGCAGGACCGGGGTTTCCCTCGGCATGCCCTCGCTGCCTGTGCGCACCCGCTGA
- the miaA gene encoding tRNA (adenosine(37)-N6)-dimethylallyltransferase MiaA, with product MGSQPVIAVVGPTGSGKSDLAVNLALELDGEVINADAMQFYRGMDIGTAKMSPAERRGVPHHLLDILDVTQEASVSQFQEQARAAITDIHARGKRAILAGGSGLYVRAALDVLEFPGTDKALRQQLEEELAAQGSAALLARLQAVDPVSAARLLDDRRIIRALEVHHLTGRPFSSFMPQREYFQPAVQIGLTVDRDQLRERLALRVHRMVDSGLLAEVERLEAQGLREGKTAPRALGYAQFLRVLDGAATVAEAVDETIVATRQFARRQLTWFRADPRINWLDWQDLGLTSRAAALCG from the coding sequence GTGGGCTCCCAGCCTGTTATCGCCGTCGTCGGTCCCACCGGCTCAGGCAAGTCAGACCTGGCGGTCAACCTGGCACTCGAACTGGACGGCGAAGTCATCAACGCCGACGCCATGCAGTTCTATCGCGGCATGGACATCGGTACGGCGAAAATGAGCCCCGCTGAACGCAGGGGAGTGCCGCACCACCTTCTGGACATCCTGGATGTGACCCAGGAGGCCAGCGTCTCGCAGTTCCAGGAGCAGGCAAGGGCCGCCATCACCGATATCCACGCGCGCGGCAAGCGGGCCATCCTCGCCGGGGGTTCCGGCCTGTACGTGCGGGCCGCCCTGGACGTCCTGGAATTCCCCGGAACAGATAAGGCGCTGCGGCAGCAGCTTGAGGAAGAGCTGGCGGCCCAGGGCTCGGCGGCACTGCTGGCCCGGCTCCAGGCCGTTGATCCGGTGTCCGCCGCCCGGCTCCTCGATGACCGGCGCATCATCCGCGCATTGGAGGTCCATCACCTCACCGGCCGCCCGTTCAGTTCCTTTATGCCGCAACGGGAGTACTTCCAGCCTGCAGTGCAGATCGGCCTCACCGTGGACCGGGACCAACTGCGCGAGCGGCTGGCGCTCCGCGTGCACCGCATGGTGGACAGCGGGCTGCTTGCCGAGGTGGAGCGGCTCGAAGCCCAAGGACTGCGGGAGGGCAAAACAGCGCCCCGCGCCCTGGGCTACGCACAGTTCCTGCGGGTGCTCGACGGCGCAGCAACAGTCGCGGAGGCCGTTGACGAAACCATCGTGGCCACGCGCCAGTTCGCCCGTCGCCAGCTGACCTGGTTCCGGGCTGACCCGCGCATCAACTGGCTGGACTGGCAGGACCTCGGGCTGACGTCCCGCGCGGCAGCACTCTGCGGCTGA
- the dapF gene encoding diaminopimelate epimerase, producing the protein MNETLAESTGHAFRTLGGLRFSKGHGTGNDFVLVADPEGEHTIAAEQVAALCDRHRGIGGDGLIRAVPSRFLPEGRELLTGTPDAEWFMDYRNGDGSLSEMCGNGVRVFVHFLRTEGLIDLPDGGALTIGTRAGTKTVVRTGEDYAVDMGPWEFIFPGEATAKAMDSLVTADGLEVPRPALSVSMGNPHTVVALAELSELAGTRLYTAPEVDPVPANGTNVEFVVPSDPLVHDGVGSVTMRVHERGVGETQSCGTGACAAAVAIRHWAGAEAPDTWRVNVPGGVVGVKFFAGPGGHEHVELSGPAVIVATGTLS; encoded by the coding sequence ATGAATGAAACCCTTGCCGAGTCAACCGGGCACGCCTTCCGCACGCTGGGCGGGCTCCGCTTCTCCAAGGGCCACGGCACCGGCAACGATTTTGTCCTGGTGGCCGATCCGGAGGGCGAACACACCATAGCGGCTGAGCAGGTGGCCGCCCTGTGCGACCGCCACCGCGGCATCGGCGGCGACGGCCTGATCCGGGCGGTCCCGTCCCGATTCCTGCCCGAAGGCCGGGAGCTGCTGACCGGCACCCCTGATGCCGAATGGTTCATGGACTACCGCAACGGCGACGGATCACTGTCCGAGATGTGCGGCAACGGCGTCCGCGTCTTCGTGCACTTCCTCCGCACGGAGGGCCTGATCGACCTGCCCGACGGCGGTGCACTCACCATCGGCACCCGCGCCGGCACCAAAACAGTGGTGCGCACAGGCGAGGATTACGCCGTCGATATGGGACCGTGGGAGTTCATCTTCCCCGGCGAGGCCACCGCCAAGGCCATGGACTCGCTGGTGACTGCTGACGGACTGGAAGTTCCCCGTCCCGCGTTATCCGTCAGCATGGGCAACCCCCACACCGTGGTTGCCCTCGCGGAACTCTCGGAACTGGCAGGGACCAGGCTGTACACCGCGCCCGAGGTGGACCCGGTGCCCGCCAACGGCACCAATGTGGAGTTTGTGGTTCCGTCCGACCCGCTGGTGCACGACGGCGTCGGTTCCGTCACCATGCGAGTCCACGAACGCGGCGTGGGGGAGACCCAGTCCTGCGGCACAGGCGCATGCGCCGCCGCCGTCGCCATCCGGCACTGGGCAGGAGCGGAAGCTCCGGACACCTGGCGGGTCAACGTTCCCGGAGGTGTAGTAGGCGTGAAGTTTTTCGCCGGCCCCGGTGGCCATGAACACGTGGAGCTCAGCGGGCCCGCCGTTATTGTGGCAACAGGGACGCTTTCCTGA
- a CDS encoding class I SAM-dependent methyltransferase, whose protein sequence is MESAHYFSSSPAGPFTRKPLTVELAGETRRLQTSSGIFSPDGIDKGTAVLLAEVPAPSPTGNLLDIGCGWGPIALTMALRAPHSKVYAVDVNERCITLTNENATALGLTNVVASAPDAVDPGVRFDTIWSNPPIRIGKDELHSLLKLWLPRLAPGGTAWLVVQKNLGSDSLQRWLAAELDDSFAVTRESTSKSFRILKVRKASLLPQ, encoded by the coding sequence ATGGAGTCCGCACACTATTTCAGTTCATCCCCCGCCGGCCCGTTTACCCGCAAGCCGCTCACGGTGGAACTGGCAGGGGAAACGCGGCGGCTGCAGACTTCAAGCGGGATCTTCAGCCCGGACGGCATCGACAAGGGAACGGCGGTGCTCCTCGCCGAGGTCCCCGCCCCTTCGCCCACCGGCAACCTGCTGGACATCGGCTGCGGCTGGGGCCCCATTGCGCTGACCATGGCCCTGCGGGCGCCGCATTCAAAGGTCTACGCGGTGGACGTCAACGAACGCTGCATCACCCTGACCAATGAGAATGCGACAGCGCTGGGACTGACTAACGTGGTGGCCAGCGCGCCCGATGCTGTAGATCCGGGCGTGCGTTTCGACACCATCTGGTCCAACCCGCCCATCCGGATCGGCAAGGACGAACTGCATTCCCTGCTGAAGCTGTGGCTGCCCCGCCTGGCACCGGGTGGAACGGCATGGCTCGTGGTGCAAAAAAACCTGGGCTCGGACTCCCTGCAGCGCTGGCTGGCGGCCGAACTGGATGATTCCTTTGCCGTAACCCGGGAATCAACATCCAAGTCGTTCCGGATTTTGAAGGTCAGGAAAGCGTCCCTGTTGCCACAATAA
- the hflX gene encoding GTPase HflX: protein MTSQPNTGSDPAAQDMSPEEIQAVIDRILSKDVPAKTVSTPSTTQRGDGKGVLGKAQAISRLDEEHSTYDGDQQDLEERRALRRTAGLSTELEDVTEVEYRQLRLERVVLAGIWSEGTLADAENSLRELAALAETAGSEVLDGLVQRRDKPDPGTFLGSGKALELKDIVMSTGADTVVVDAELAPSQRRGLEDIVKVKVIDRTGLILDIFAQHAKSREGKAQVELAQLEYLLPRLRGWGESMSRQAGGQVGGAAAGMGSRGPGETKIELDRRRIRTRMAKLRREIAAMKPARETKRANRRRNEVPSVAIAGYTNAGKSSLLNRLTDAGVLVENALFATLDPTVRKAETADGLGYTLADTVGFVRSLPTQLVEAFRSTLEEVADSDLILHVVDVSHPDPEGQIAAVRKVFSEVDARKVPEIIVLNKADAADPFVVERLKQREPRNVVVSARTGEGIPELLQAISEAIPRPSVKLELLIPYDRGDLVSKLHESDAEIISVDHDEAGTRAVVKVREGLAAELESFVTHD from the coding sequence ATGACCAGCCAGCCCAACACCGGATCCGATCCAGCCGCCCAGGACATGAGTCCTGAGGAAATACAGGCTGTCATCGACCGGATTCTCTCCAAGGACGTACCGGCCAAAACCGTCAGCACGCCAAGCACAACGCAACGCGGCGACGGAAAAGGGGTACTGGGGAAAGCCCAGGCAATCTCCCGCCTGGATGAAGAACATTCAACGTACGACGGCGACCAGCAGGACCTCGAGGAACGCCGCGCCCTGCGGCGCACGGCCGGGCTGTCCACCGAACTCGAAGACGTCACCGAAGTCGAATACCGGCAGCTGCGCCTGGAACGGGTGGTCCTTGCAGGCATTTGGTCTGAAGGAACCCTGGCGGACGCGGAAAACTCGCTGCGCGAACTCGCCGCCCTCGCCGAAACCGCCGGTTCAGAGGTCCTGGACGGACTGGTCCAGCGCCGTGACAAGCCGGACCCCGGAACGTTCCTGGGCTCCGGCAAGGCGCTGGAGCTGAAGGACATCGTGATGTCCACCGGCGCCGATACCGTGGTGGTGGACGCCGAGCTGGCTCCGTCCCAGCGCCGTGGCCTTGAGGACATCGTCAAGGTCAAGGTGATCGACCGGACCGGACTGATCCTCGACATTTTCGCGCAGCACGCCAAGAGCCGGGAAGGCAAGGCCCAGGTGGAGCTGGCGCAGCTCGAATACCTGCTGCCGCGCCTCCGCGGCTGGGGCGAGTCGATGTCCCGCCAGGCCGGTGGCCAAGTGGGCGGCGCTGCGGCCGGTATGGGTTCACGTGGTCCCGGTGAAACCAAGATCGAACTGGACCGCCGGAGGATCCGCACGCGCATGGCCAAGCTGCGGCGGGAGATCGCCGCGATGAAGCCCGCCCGCGAAACCAAACGCGCCAACCGCCGTCGTAATGAGGTGCCCTCGGTGGCCATCGCCGGGTACACCAACGCCGGCAAGTCCTCATTGCTGAACCGGCTGACGGACGCCGGCGTGCTGGTGGAGAACGCACTGTTCGCCACGCTGGATCCCACGGTCCGGAAGGCAGAAACTGCTGACGGCCTCGGCTACACGCTGGCGGATACCGTCGGTTTTGTCCGCTCGCTGCCCACGCAGCTGGTGGAGGCCTTCCGCTCCACGCTCGAAGAGGTGGCGGACTCCGATCTGATCCTCCACGTGGTGGACGTTTCACACCCGGACCCCGAAGGCCAGATCGCTGCTGTCCGCAAGGTCTTCAGCGAAGTGGACGCCCGCAAGGTTCCGGAGATCATCGTCCTGAACAAGGCTGACGCCGCCGATCCTTTTGTGGTGGAACGGCTGAAGCAGCGCGAACCGCGGAACGTCGTGGTCTCGGCACGTACCGGGGAAGGCATCCCCGAACTGCTGCAGGCCATCAGTGAGGCCATCCCGCGTCCGTCCGTCAAGCTCGAGCTGCTCATTCCCTACGACCGTGGGGACCTGGTCAGCAAGCTGCACGAATCGGATGCCGAGATCATCAGCGTTGACCATGATGAAGCCGGTACCCGGGCAGTTGTCAAAGTCCGGGAAGGCCTCGCGGCTGAACTGGAATCATTCGTCACCCATGACTGA
- a CDS encoding ATP-dependent DNA helicase: protein MTDLVADEATGTAGEQFVIELLDRAVAGMGGQSRDGQHEMARHVARAIETGDHLLVQAGTGTGKSLAYLIPLIAHALESNKPALVSTATLALQTQIVGRDLPRLLKNITPALDRPVKVALVKGRSNYVCLHKLEGGFPSEEPAEGQLFSLGEDTSVPHFAAAVGGPASQLGKEVVRLREWAEKTTTGDRDELLPGVTDRAWRQVSVTSMECLGAQKCPMAAECFSELARQNADEADVVVTNHAMLAVSAFEGLAVLPEYDVVVVDEAHELQDRVTGAVSGQLSVAMVHAAAAGARKHTAITVDALNAAAANLELALAGVPNGLLPNGLNDEQLDCVDQLREACRAALSDSKGDSSTTADGGRQLARSRLMVILELCERLLAARENREVVWFSRTSSFDPQQGYSQPDETAPALINVAPLSVAGRLREGLFAGHTVVLTSATLAIGSAFEPAAGGLGLVGEGAPSWTGVDVGSPFDYPKQGILYVAGHLPKPGRGASPESLAELEALIRASSGGALCLFSSRRAAEEAADALRPKLGMTILCQGDSTMTALVKQFADEPDTCLFGTMSLWQGVDVPGGSCRLVVIDRIPFPRPDDPLMTARSRAVAQAGGNGFMSVSATHAAIRLAQGAGRLIRSTGDKGVVAVLDSRLATERYAGFLRGALPPFWPTTDRKTAIAALERLAQENS, encoded by the coding sequence ATGACTGACCTCGTGGCTGACGAAGCCACAGGAACGGCCGGCGAGCAGTTCGTCATCGAACTGCTCGACCGGGCCGTTGCAGGCATGGGCGGGCAGAGCCGGGACGGCCAGCACGAGATGGCCAGGCACGTGGCGCGGGCCATCGAAACCGGGGACCACCTGCTCGTCCAGGCCGGCACGGGTACCGGAAAGTCGTTGGCGTATCTCATACCCCTGATAGCCCATGCCCTGGAGAGCAACAAGCCGGCCCTGGTGTCCACCGCGACCCTCGCCCTGCAGACCCAGATTGTGGGGAGGGACCTTCCCCGGCTCCTGAAAAACATCACTCCCGCCCTGGACCGGCCCGTCAAAGTGGCGCTGGTCAAGGGCCGGTCCAACTATGTGTGCCTGCATAAACTCGAAGGTGGTTTTCCCTCCGAGGAACCCGCCGAGGGCCAGCTGTTTTCCCTGGGGGAAGACACCAGCGTGCCGCACTTTGCCGCGGCCGTAGGCGGTCCTGCCTCCCAGCTCGGCAAGGAAGTGGTCCGCCTCCGGGAATGGGCGGAGAAGACCACCACCGGGGACCGGGACGAGCTCCTGCCCGGCGTCACGGACCGCGCCTGGCGGCAGGTCTCCGTCACGTCAATGGAATGCCTGGGGGCGCAAAAGTGCCCCATGGCGGCAGAATGCTTCAGCGAGCTGGCCCGCCAGAACGCCGACGAAGCCGATGTTGTGGTCACCAACCATGCCATGCTCGCCGTCAGTGCTTTCGAAGGTTTGGCCGTGCTGCCCGAGTATGACGTGGTGGTGGTTGATGAGGCCCACGAGCTCCAGGACCGGGTGACCGGGGCTGTTTCCGGGCAGCTCTCGGTGGCCATGGTCCATGCCGCTGCCGCAGGTGCCCGCAAGCACACAGCCATCACCGTGGATGCGCTCAACGCCGCTGCCGCCAACCTCGAGCTGGCCCTGGCGGGAGTCCCCAACGGACTGCTGCCCAACGGCCTGAACGATGAGCAGCTCGACTGCGTGGACCAGCTTCGCGAGGCCTGCCGGGCGGCCCTGTCCGATTCCAAGGGGGACAGCAGTACAACTGCCGACGGCGGACGGCAGCTCGCCCGTTCCCGGCTGATGGTCATCCTGGAACTGTGCGAACGGCTCCTCGCGGCCCGCGAAAACAGGGAAGTGGTGTGGTTCTCCCGCACCAGCTCCTTTGACCCGCAGCAGGGATACTCCCAGCCGGACGAGACCGCGCCCGCGCTAATCAACGTTGCCCCGCTGTCCGTGGCGGGACGGCTGCGGGAGGGCCTGTTCGCCGGGCATACGGTGGTGCTGACCTCGGCAACCCTGGCCATCGGTTCCGCGTTCGAGCCCGCCGCCGGAGGCCTGGGCCTCGTCGGCGAGGGCGCGCCCAGCTGGACCGGCGTCGATGTGGGATCGCCCTTCGACTACCCCAAGCAGGGCATCCTCTACGTGGCCGGGCACCTGCCCAAGCCCGGCCGTGGAGCGTCCCCGGAATCCCTGGCCGAACTGGAAGCCCTGATCCGGGCATCCAGCGGCGGTGCGCTGTGCCTGTTTTCGTCCCGCCGGGCGGCTGAGGAAGCGGCCGATGCGCTGCGGCCAAAGCTGGGAATGACCATCCTCTGCCAGGGCGACTCCACCATGACGGCCCTGGTGAAGCAGTTTGCGGACGAACCCGATACCTGCCTGTTCGGCACCATGTCCCTATGGCAGGGGGTGGATGTTCCCGGCGGGTCCTGCCGGCTGGTGGTCATTGACCGGATTCCGTTCCCGCGGCCGGACGATCCACTGATGACGGCCCGCTCCCGCGCCGTGGCGCAGGCCGGCGGTAACGGCTTTATGTCCGTTTCAGCCACCCATGCTGCCATCCGCCTGGCCCAGGGAGCCGGACGGCTGATCCGCTCGACGGGCGACAAGGGCGTGGTGGCCGTACTGGACTCCCGGCTCGCCACCGAACGCTATGCAGGCTTCCTTCGCGGCGCGCTGCCGCCCTTCTGGCCCACGACGGACCGGAAGACGGCCATCGCGGCGCTTGAGCGGTTGGCGCAGGAGAACTCCTGA
- the lexA gene encoding transcriptional repressor LexA: MAAAAAGGRATSQPKKTAKGLTPRQKKILETIQRSVNDNGYPPSMREIGDTVGLASLSSVTHQLSQLEKLGYLRRDPKRPRAMEVLMPLTLDGGSTKPATEPSVLLPGSGSTVTQLPTAMDTAMVPLVGRIAAGGPILADQVVEDVLPLPRQLVGQGELFMLRVAGDSMVDAAICDGDWVVVRRQADAANGDIVAALLDDEATVKTFRQRDGHTWLLPQNTQYEPILGDHATIMGKVVSVLRSL; this comes from the coding sequence ATGGCAGCAGCAGCCGCCGGGGGCAGGGCAACCTCCCAACCGAAGAAGACCGCCAAGGGCCTGACGCCGCGGCAAAAGAAAATCCTTGAAACTATCCAGCGCTCGGTCAATGACAACGGCTACCCGCCGTCCATGCGGGAAATCGGTGACACCGTGGGCCTGGCGAGCTTGTCCAGCGTTACGCACCAGCTGTCGCAGCTGGAAAAGCTCGGCTACCTTCGCCGCGACCCGAAACGGCCCCGCGCCATGGAGGTGCTGATGCCTCTGACGTTGGATGGTGGTTCAACCAAGCCGGCAACCGAGCCTTCTGTCCTGCTGCCGGGCAGCGGCAGCACGGTGACCCAACTTCCCACCGCCATGGACACTGCGATGGTTCCCCTCGTGGGCCGCATCGCCGCCGGTGGTCCCATCCTGGCCGACCAGGTGGTGGAGGATGTCCTGCCGCTGCCCCGCCAGCTCGTGGGCCAGGGGGAACTGTTTATGCTCAGGGTGGCCGGCGATTCGATGGTGGACGCAGCGATCTGCGACGGCGACTGGGTGGTGGTACGCCGCCAGGCGGACGCCGCCAACGGGGATATCGTCGCGGCGCTGCTGGACGACGAAGCCACCGTCAAGACCTTCCGTCAGCGGGACGGCCACACCTGGCTGCTGCCGCAGAACACCCAGTACGAACCCATCCTGGGCGACCACGCCACCATCATGGGCAAGGTTGTGTCGGTGCTCCGCTCGCTCTAG
- a CDS encoding LysM peptidoglycan-binding domain-containing protein, producing MAQPARPAPLPPLRLTRRGKIVLIGIPLVLLAALLLSLAGFFNSPAKASDSAADLSLTPTVTVTVQPGQSLWAIAGTVDPERDARDVVADIVQLNNLTAGVVHPGQQLYVPTP from the coding sequence ATGGCGCAGCCGGCGCGCCCGGCCCCCCTGCCGCCGCTGCGCCTGACCCGGCGCGGAAAGATCGTCCTGATCGGCATCCCCCTGGTCCTGCTGGCGGCGTTGCTGCTCTCCCTCGCCGGCTTCTTCAACTCGCCGGCAAAGGCCTCAGACTCCGCGGCGGACCTTTCCCTTACCCCCACGGTTACTGTCACCGTACAGCCGGGCCAGTCACTGTGGGCCATAGCCGGTACCGTCGACCCGGAGCGTGATGCCCGTGACGTTGTGGCAGACATCGTCCAGCTCAACAACCTGACTGCCGGCGTGGTCCATCCCGGGCAACAGCTCTACGTACCCACGCCCTAG
- a CDS encoding histidinol-phosphate transaminase encodes MNDQLERLNRLPLRNNLRGLTPYGAPQLDVPILLNVNENTHGVPADVRAAISAAVTEAAAGLNRYPDREFTELRTALAEYLGHGLDASNVWAANGSNEVLQQILQAFGGPGRSALGFPPTYSMYPLLASGTDTEYIVGERADGYGLTAESAALQVKELQPNIVFLCSPNNPTGTGLGLDVVEAVYEAGEASQTIVIVDEAYHEFAHDGTPSALSLLPGRERLIVSRTMSKAFALAGARLGYMAAAPEVTDALRLVRLPYHLSAITQATALAALQHREALMADVEDIKKQRDRIVAELTRMGLKPAASDSNYVFFGGLENPHQVWQELLDAGVLIRDVGIPGHLRVTAGTETETTAFLTSLESILAGQARLPA; translated from the coding sequence GTGAATGACCAGCTAGAGCGCCTGAACCGGCTTCCCCTCCGCAACAACCTTCGTGGCCTTACCCCGTACGGCGCGCCCCAGCTGGATGTCCCCATCCTCCTCAACGTCAACGAGAACACCCATGGTGTGCCCGCGGATGTCCGCGCCGCCATCAGTGCGGCAGTGACGGAGGCCGCTGCAGGGCTCAACCGGTATCCTGACCGCGAATTTACCGAGCTGCGCACGGCCCTCGCGGAGTATCTGGGGCACGGGCTCGATGCATCGAACGTGTGGGCGGCCAACGGCTCCAACGAGGTACTCCAGCAGATCCTCCAGGCTTTCGGCGGCCCCGGCCGCAGCGCGCTGGGCTTTCCCCCCACGTACTCCATGTACCCGCTGCTGGCCAGCGGCACGGACACCGAATACATTGTTGGCGAACGGGCTGACGGTTACGGCCTCACTGCTGAATCTGCCGCCCTGCAGGTCAAGGAACTCCAGCCCAATATCGTTTTCCTCTGCTCCCCGAACAACCCCACGGGTACCGGCCTTGGACTTGACGTGGTGGAGGCCGTATACGAGGCCGGCGAAGCCAGCCAGACGATCGTCATCGTGGATGAGGCGTACCACGAGTTCGCCCATGACGGCACGCCCAGCGCCCTTTCCCTCCTGCCAGGGCGGGAGCGGCTGATTGTCTCGCGCACCATGAGCAAGGCATTTGCCCTGGCCGGGGCGCGCCTCGGCTACATGGCCGCAGCGCCAGAGGTCACCGATGCGCTGCGGCTGGTACGGCTCCCGTACCACCTGTCCGCCATCACCCAGGCCACCGCCCTGGCTGCCCTTCAGCACCGCGAGGCGCTGATGGCGGACGTTGAAGACATCAAGAAACAGCGCGACCGGATTGTGGCGGAGCTGACCAGGATGGGCCTGAAGCCCGCCGCCTCGGACTCCAACTACGTATTCTTCGGCGGGCTGGAGAACCCACACCAGGTCTGGCAGGAGCTGCTCGACGCGGGCGTGCTGATCCGGGACGTCGGAATTCCTGGCCACCTTCGCGTCACCGCAGGCACTGAGACGGAAACCACAGCCTTCCTCACGTCCCTGGAAAGCATCCTTGCCGGCCAGGCCAGGCTTCCGGCCTAG
- the hisB gene encoding imidazoleglycerol-phosphate dehydratase HisB, which translates to MSSTGSNAARTARMERATSESSVLVEINLDGTGISDIDTSVPFYDHMLTALCKHSLIDLTVKATGDTHIDVHHTVEDVAITFGEVLRTALGNKAGIRRFGEATVPLDEALAHAVVDVSGRPYLVHGGEPAGQEYHLIGGHFTGSLTRHVFEAITLHAGICLHMNVIAGRDPHHIVEAQFKAFARALRAAVESDPRVEGIPSTKGAL; encoded by the coding sequence ATGAGTTCCACCGGATCCAATGCGGCCAGGACCGCGCGCATGGAGCGTGCCACCAGCGAGTCCTCCGTGCTCGTGGAGATCAACCTTGACGGTACCGGCATCTCGGACATCGACACGTCGGTGCCCTTCTACGACCACATGCTCACCGCGCTGTGCAAGCACTCGCTCATTGACCTGACGGTGAAGGCGACCGGAGACACCCACATCGACGTCCACCACACGGTGGAGGATGTTGCCATCACGTTCGGAGAGGTGCTGCGAACGGCCCTGGGGAACAAGGCCGGAATCCGCCGCTTCGGTGAAGCCACCGTGCCACTGGACGAGGCACTGGCGCACGCCGTGGTCGACGTCTCCGGCCGCCCGTACCTCGTGCACGGCGGGGAACCTGCAGGCCAGGAGTACCACCTGATCGGCGGCCACTTCACCGGCTCGCTGACCCGCCACGTCTTTGAAGCGATCACCCTGCACGCGGGGATCTGCCTGCACATGAACGTCATCGCGGGAAGGGATCCGCACCACATCGTCGAGGCCCAGTTCAAGGCGTTCGCCCGTGCCCTGCGCGCAGCTGTTGAGTCCGATCCCCGCGTCGAAGGCATTCCCTCCACCAAGGGTGCGCTGTGA